One genomic region from Williamwhitmania sp. encodes:
- a CDS encoding L-threonylcarbamoyladenylate synthase — protein METSNIAKQVDEAVKVLRAGGIMLYPTDTVWGIGCDAENAEAVKKIYDLKQRNDSKSMLVLVDRVERILSYIHTMPEIAYSLLEVTDTPLTIIYPGARNLAPNLVPPENTVGIRVVNHEFCERVIKKLNRPLVSTSANLSGKPAPAYFEEISEEIVKGVDYVVSQEFEGMPTGKPSSIIMLGLGGEVKIIRE, from the coding sequence ATGGAAACATCGAATATTGCAAAGCAGGTAGACGAGGCCGTGAAGGTGCTTCGGGCCGGAGGCATAATGCTTTACCCAACCGACACGGTATGGGGAATTGGCTGTGATGCAGAAAATGCCGAAGCGGTAAAAAAAATCTACGACCTCAAGCAGCGCAACGACTCCAAGAGCATGCTGGTGCTGGTGGATAGGGTTGAGCGCATTCTCAGCTACATTCACACAATGCCCGAAATAGCCTACTCCCTCCTTGAGGTAACCGACACCCCGCTTACCATCATTTACCCGGGAGCAAGAAACCTAGCACCAAACCTCGTTCCACCCGAAAACACAGTTGGCATTAGGGTGGTAAACCATGAGTTTTGTGAACGAGTTATTAAAAAATTAAACCGACCACTGGTTTCTACCTCCGCCAACCTCTCGGGAAAACCGGCCCCCGCCTACTTTGAGGAAATTTCGGAGGAGATTGTAAAGGGTGTGGACTACGTGGTGAGCCAGGAGTTTGAGGGAATGCCCACCGGAAAGCCATCATCCATCATCATGCTAGGGTTGGGTGGTGAGGTAAAGATTATTAGGGAATAA
- a CDS encoding helix-turn-helix transcriptional regulator, whose product MKSITFGGRLTEVRKVKKMSQDALAKKIGVHGAVIGRYEREEVKPSIEVAAQVAEALEVSLDYLVGNTNLILDNTIMHRIQDIQQLDPENRGHLYALMDAFLRDYKTKQAYAR is encoded by the coding sequence ATGAAGTCGATAACTTTTGGAGGACGGCTGACAGAGGTCAGAAAAGTGAAGAAGATGTCTCAGGATGCCCTTGCTAAAAAGATTGGCGTACATGGTGCTGTTATTGGCCGGTATGAGAGGGAGGAAGTAAAACCATCCATCGAGGTGGCCGCACAGGTTGCCGAGGCCTTGGAGGTATCCTTAGACTACCTAGTAGGCAATACCAACTTAATACTTGACAATACGATAATGCACAGGATACAGGATATACAGCAGCTAGACCCTGAAAATAGGGGGCATCTGTACGCCCTTATGGACGCTTTCCTGAGGGACTATAAAAC
- a CDS encoding glycosyltransferase family 9 protein, producing the protein MNKILVIQTAFIGDVILATPLVEALHQAFPEATIDFLLRKGNEGLLVGHPYLRRVIVWNKKEEKLKNQLRIIRELRKEHYDVAINLQRFLSTGIFTALSGANTRIGFRKNPLSWFFSHRIDHEIGTGKHEVERNLELLKPIKGNREWEKRPVLYPSDKDFAAVEKLKVGKYVCIAPTSVWFTKQWPAEKWEELIETIASDTKVYLLGGPPDALACSSIASKFPTKVESLAGKLNFLESAALMKDAAMNYVNDSAPMHIASAMNAPTTAIFCSTIPNFGFSPLSDNSRVVEVTETLPCRPCGLHGYKACPEGHFKCALNISIKQVNS; encoded by the coding sequence GCATTTCCTGAGGCGACCATCGACTTTTTGCTCCGCAAGGGAAACGAAGGGTTGCTGGTTGGTCACCCCTATCTACGTCGAGTTATTGTTTGGAATAAGAAGGAGGAAAAACTGAAAAATCAGCTGCGGATAATTCGAGAGTTGCGGAAGGAACATTACGACGTAGCCATTAACCTCCAACGCTTTTTATCCACTGGAATTTTTACGGCTTTAAGCGGTGCGAATACACGCATTGGCTTTAGAAAGAACCCCCTTTCGTGGTTCTTTTCACACCGAATCGACCATGAAATTGGAACTGGCAAGCATGAGGTGGAGAGAAACTTGGAGCTGCTGAAACCCATTAAGGGGAACAGAGAATGGGAGAAACGTCCCGTGCTTTATCCTTCCGACAAAGATTTTGCTGCGGTAGAGAAGTTGAAAGTGGGGAAATATGTGTGCATAGCCCCAACCTCCGTTTGGTTTACCAAGCAATGGCCCGCCGAAAAGTGGGAGGAACTCATCGAAACCATCGCCAGCGACACCAAGGTCTACCTGCTTGGTGGCCCACCCGACGCCCTAGCATGCAGCTCAATTGCATCCAAGTTTCCAACCAAGGTGGAAAGCCTTGCAGGCAAGCTCAACTTTCTGGAATCGGCAGCGCTGATGAAGGACGCAGCCATGAACTACGTGAACGATTCGGCACCCATGCACATTGCCTCTGCCATGAATGCTCCAACCACTGCCATCTTTTGCTCTACCATTCCAAACTTTGGCTTTAGCCCGCTATCGGACAACAGCCGGGTGGTGGAGGTAACCGAAACACTGCCCTGCCGTCCGTGTGGATTGCACGGCTACAAAGCTTGTCCCGAGGGTCATTTTAAGTGCGCACTAAACATTAGTATCAAACAGGTGAACTCATAA